The Lactuca sativa cultivar Salinas chromosome 2, Lsat_Salinas_v11, whole genome shotgun sequence genome includes a window with the following:
- the LOC111903021 gene encoding stemmadenine O-acetyltransferase, protein METKIISKENIKPTSPTPSHLTTFNLSAIDQIIITPYVPIILYYPSNNGDNTNQALERSQLLKKSLSETLTRFYPLAGTIKNDLSIDCNDIGANYIVALVHGRLVEFLQHPDHRLINTFLPCVPSFNESSIGNRVTNVQVNIFECGGIAIGLCISHKILDGAAAYTFLKGWSNMARGAEEVVYPNFTTPSLFPAKGSWLRDTFMVLGESLLKEGKCCTRRFVFGPDAIARLRAKAESNGVQRPTRVEVVSSLIWKCAMAATNEACGIQKPSSLSHWVNLRPKLKSTFSNHLIGNIVWISNAVCLASEETPLHSLVNKVRESISKINVEFVEKAQGDEGSFAMQKSLQELGEITGSIGAIENYGFTSWCRMGFYEIDFGWGKPSWVTGIVAEGAQVFIKFVTLMDTKSGEGIEAWVNLDESEMEILKKNQELLSFASLDPSPLLNGELGALGA, encoded by the coding sequence ATGGAAACAAAAATCATTTCCAAAGAAAACATCAAACCCACTTCCCCAACACCATCCCATTTGACTACATTTAATCTTTCTGCGATAGATCAGATTATTATAACTCCTTATGTACCAATCATCTTATATTACCCTAGTAACAATGGCGACAACACCAATCAAGCCCTAGAAAGGTCTCAGCTTTTAAAGAAATCTTTATCTGAGACATTGACTCGGTTTTACCCTCTTGCAGGAACAATCAAGAACGATCTTTCTATTGATTGTAACGATATTGGTGCTAACTATATTGTAGCTTTGGTCCACGGTCGTCTTGTCGAATTTCTACAGCATCCTGATCACCGGTTGATCAATACCTTTCTGCCATGTGTACCTAGCTTTAACGAGTCTAGTATTGGTAATCGTGTAACAAACGTGCAAGTGAACATTTTCGAATGTGGTGGGATTGCCATTGGCTTATGCATTTCACACAAAATCCTTGATGGGGCTGCAGCGTACACGTTTCTGAAAGGATGGAGCAACATGGCTCGTGGAGCTGAAGAAGTCGTGTATCCAAACTTCACCACACCATCTCTCTTCCCTGCGAAAGGCTCTTGGCTCAGAGACACATTCATGGTGTTGGGGGAGTCATTGTTAAAGGAAGGCAAATGTTGCACGAGAAGGTTTGTATTCGGGCCGGATGCTATCGCCAGATTGAGAGCAAAGGCAGAAAGTAACGGGGTGCAACGGCCTACTCGTGTTGAGGTTGTATCTAGTTTGATATGGAAGTGTGCAATGGCTGCAACTAATGAAGCATGTGGTATCCAGAAGCCTTCTAGTTTATCACACTGGGTGAATCTTCGCCCCAAACTTAAATCCACCTTTTCGAATCACTTGATTGGTAACATCGTTTGGATCTCAAATGCTGTGTGTCTTGCTAGTGAGGAGACGCCATTGCACAGTTTGGTGAATAAGGTGCGTGAAAGTATTTCAAAAATCAACGTTGAGTTTGTGGAGAAAGCTCAAGGAGATGAAGGGTCTTTCGCCATGCAGAAATCATTACAAGAACTGGGGGAAATAACTGGCTCGATAGGAGCCATAGAAAACTATGGTTTTACGAGTTGGTGCAGGATGGGTTTCTATGAAATTGACTTCGGTTGGGGAAAGCCGAGTTGGGTAACAGGTATTGTAGCTGAGGGCGCGCAGGTTTTCATTAAGTTTGTGACACTAATGGACACGAAAAGTGGTGAAGGAATAGAAGCATGGGTGAATTTGGATGAATCAGAAATGGAGATTTTAAAGAAGAATCAAGAGTTACTTTCATTTGCTTCATTAGATCCAAGTCCTCTTCTAAATGGTGAACTTGGTGCATTGGGTGCATGA